Proteins from one Deinococcus sp. AB2017081 genomic window:
- a CDS encoding carbohydrate ABC transporter permease, whose amino-acid sequence MLKTAPPQATVLSPQKRLQVRKRWLTAALMVAPFVLLYVLFLIYPSLRVIQLSFTNADLTGAGTGVGFANYVRLFSEPTFWTALVGTLYFIFLTVVPNTLVGLGLALLVMRLKKLRNLAMAAFFLPQVLPVSVVTLVWNWVLDSNFGLFNTLTGSTTAWFQDPVWAMPAVALVTIWWTVGFNVLLFIAGLQNIPADIYEAAALDGAAGWRMFRSITWPNLWPVTSLILLLQLIAQFKIFDQVYLLTGGGPFDKTLVLLLYSYREGFQQQHGGYASAIGVVLMVIILLASGLQNRVLNRGAR is encoded by the coding sequence GGTGCTCAGCCCCCAGAAGCGGCTGCAGGTCAGGAAACGCTGGCTGACCGCCGCGCTGATGGTCGCGCCGTTCGTGCTGCTGTACGTGCTGTTCCTGATCTACCCCTCGCTGCGCGTGATCCAGCTGTCGTTCACGAACGCCGACCTCACCGGTGCCGGCACCGGCGTCGGGTTCGCCAACTATGTCCGGCTGTTCAGCGAGCCCACGTTCTGGACAGCCCTGGTGGGCACGCTGTACTTCATCTTCCTGACAGTCGTGCCCAACACCCTGGTCGGCCTGGGGCTGGCGCTGCTGGTCATGCGCCTGAAGAAGCTGCGCAACCTGGCCATGGCCGCCTTCTTCCTGCCGCAGGTGCTGCCCGTCAGCGTGGTCACCCTGGTCTGGAACTGGGTGCTGGACTCGAACTTCGGGCTGTTCAACACCCTGACCGGCAGCACGACCGCGTGGTTCCAGGATCCCGTGTGGGCCATGCCGGCCGTCGCCCTGGTGACCATCTGGTGGACCGTCGGGTTCAACGTGCTGCTGTTCATCGCCGGGCTCCAGAACATCCCGGCGGACATCTACGAGGCCGCCGCCCTGGACGGCGCGGCCGGGTGGCGGATGTTCCGCTCGATCACGTGGCCGAACCTGTGGCCGGTGACCAGCCTGATCCTGCTGCTGCAGCTGATCGCGCAGTTCAAGATCTTCGACCAGGTCTACCTGCTGACCGGCGGCGGGCCCTTCGACAAGACCCTGGTGCTGCTGCTGTACTCGTACCGCGAGGGCTTCCAGCAGCAGCACGGCGGCTACGCCTCGGCGATCGGCGTGGTGCTGATGGTCATCATCCTGCTGGCCTCGGGGCTCCAGAACCGGGTCCTGAACAGAGGAGCGCGCTGA
- a CDS encoding carbohydrate ABC transporter permease: MTAAPTLRTTKPPPTLAVRLARMWGTLITGLTLVLAALWFFPIYWAVITSIKPEADTITAPPTLWPKTVDLSSYTYIFQNSPIVRWYANSVITTLLITVMVLLFSMLCAYALSQIDFRGRRWLYVLILAGFMIPFQASLIPLFIFINKLGLVNNFAGLIIPQLAAPVAVVIYKQFFDQVPPELGDAARIDGASEWRVLFGIFLPLNWSITLSLAIVTFIGAWNNFLWPFIVMNDTAKLTIPVGITQVQSAYGVAYAKSMATAVTAAVPTVIAYLLFQRRVTEGIMATAGLK; encoded by the coding sequence ATGACCGCTGCACCGACCCTGCGCACCACCAAGCCCCCCCCGACCCTGGCCGTCCGGCTGGCCCGCATGTGGGGCACCCTGATCACCGGCCTGACCCTGGTGCTGGCTGCCCTGTGGTTCTTCCCGATCTACTGGGCCGTCATCACGTCCATCAAACCCGAGGCCGATACGATCACCGCCCCGCCGACGCTGTGGCCGAAGACGGTCGACCTGAGCAGTTACACGTACATCTTCCAGAACAGCCCGATCGTGCGCTGGTACGCCAACAGCGTGATCACCACGCTGCTGATCACCGTCATGGTGCTGCTGTTCTCCATGCTGTGCGCCTACGCGCTGTCACAGATCGACTTCCGGGGCCGGCGCTGGCTGTACGTGCTGATCCTGGCCGGGTTCATGATTCCCTTCCAGGCCAGCCTGATCCCCCTGTTCATCTTCATCAACAAACTGGGGCTGGTGAACAACTTCGCGGGTCTGATCATCCCGCAGCTCGCCGCGCCCGTGGCCGTGGTCATCTACAAGCAGTTCTTCGACCAGGTGCCGCCGGAACTCGGCGACGCCGCCCGGATCGACGGCGCGAGCGAGTGGCGGGTGCTGTTCGGGATCTTCCTGCCGCTGAACTGGAGCATCACCCTGTCGCTGGCCATCGTGACCTTCATCGGCGCGTGGAACAACTTCCTGTGGCCCTTCATCGTCATGAACGACACGGCGAAACTCACCATCCCGGTGGGGATCACGCAGGTGCAGTCCGCGTACGGCGTGGCGTATGCCAAGAGCATGGCGACCGCCGTGACCGCCGCCGTCCCGACGGTGATCGCGTATCTGCTGTTCCAGCGCCGCGTGACCGAGGGCATCATGGCGACGGCCGGCCTGAAGTAG
- a CDS encoding LacI family DNA-binding transcriptional regulator produces MTTPEKSTPAPARAPTVTIHDVARRSGVSYQTVSRVINNHANVAQHTRERVQRAIEDLGYRPSLLAKGLVTRRSQLIGVVAHGMNQYGPSQILQNVQESAHEVGYEIMLTTLQQVDLEQVREQDVLTAVRRLQQFGVDGLVLLTNYDAHEIARGLDGSLPVVMIDATADVHGPTVSIDQFEGAATATRHLAALGHRRLLHISGPPGWSDARLRREGFYSVVQQVGVDALPTYDGDWSARSGFEATVRALEDGVIFTGVFAANDQMALGVLSALRQRGLSVPHDVSVVGFDDTPEAAYFDPPLTTIRQDFAQLGRKSLEELLRLIQEPAGRERHYVFGSQLVVRGTTAPAPARDPSARAPY; encoded by the coding sequence ATGACCACGCCCGAGAAGTCCACCCCCGCGCCCGCCCGCGCCCCGACCGTGACCATCCACGACGTCGCCCGACGATCCGGCGTGTCGTACCAGACGGTGTCGCGGGTGATCAACAACCACGCGAACGTCGCGCAGCACACCCGCGAGCGCGTGCAGCGGGCCATCGAGGATCTGGGCTACCGGCCCAGCCTGCTCGCCAAGGGCCTGGTCACGCGCCGCTCACAGCTGATCGGCGTGGTGGCGCACGGCATGAACCAGTACGGCCCGTCGCAGATCCTCCAGAACGTGCAGGAGAGTGCCCATGAGGTCGGCTACGAGATCATGCTGACCACCCTGCAACAGGTCGATCTGGAGCAGGTGCGCGAGCAGGATGTCCTGACCGCCGTACGCCGGCTCCAGCAGTTCGGGGTCGACGGCCTGGTGCTGCTCACCAACTACGACGCGCACGAGATCGCGCGCGGGCTGGACGGCAGCCTGCCGGTCGTGATGATCGACGCGACCGCCGATGTCCACGGCCCGACGGTCAGCATTGACCAGTTCGAGGGAGCCGCGACCGCCACGCGCCATCTGGCAGCGCTGGGACACCGGCGGCTGCTGCACATCAGTGGCCCGCCCGGCTGGAGCGACGCGCGGCTGCGCCGCGAGGGCTTTTACAGCGTCGTGCAGCAGGTCGGTGTGGACGCGCTGCCCACCTACGACGGCGACTGGAGTGCCCGCAGCGGCTTCGAGGCGACCGTCCGCGCCCTAGAGGACGGCGTGATCTTCACGGGGGTGTTCGCCGCCAACGACCAGATGGCGCTGGGGGTCCTGAGTGCCCTGCGCCAGCGCGGACTGAGCGTGCCACACGACGTGTCCGTGGTGGGCTTCGACGACACGCCCGAGGCGGCGTACTTCGACCCGCCGCTCACGACGATCCGGCAGGACTTCGCACAGCTGGGCCGCAAGAGCCTGGAAGAGTTGCTGCGCCTGATCCAGGAGCCCGCCGGGCGGGAGCGGCACTATGTCTTCGGGTCGCAGCTGGTCGTGCGTGGAACGACCGCGCCTGCCCCGGCCCGCGATCCGTCCGCACGCGCTCCATACTGA
- the menC gene encoding o-succinylbenzoate synthase has product MLRIHAAELLVVRLPLKFRFETSFGVQTEKVVPLLVLHGDGVQGLSEGTMEFAPMYREETIVGALHLLREVFLPRLLGQTFANPEALHDALGSFRGNRMARAMVEMAAWDLWARMLNVPLGTLLGGRRNSVEVGVSLGIQPDEAATVDVVRRHVEQGYRRIKLKIRPGWDVQPVRAVREAFPDIRLTVDANSAYTLADTGRLRALDEYGLTYIEQPLAWDDLVDHATLQGRLRTPLCLDESVASAQDARKGLALDAGRVINVKVARVGGHAEARRVHDLAQAFGAPVWCGGMLESGVGRAHNIHLSTLPGFTLPGDTSSASRYWETDVVNEPLEAHDGLMPVPTGPGIGVTLNRDFVERIAEVQEEFHP; this is encoded by the coding sequence ATGCTCCGTATCCACGCTGCCGAACTGCTGGTCGTGCGCCTGCCGCTGAAGTTCCGCTTCGAGACCAGTTTCGGGGTGCAGACCGAGAAGGTCGTGCCGCTGCTGGTGCTGCACGGCGACGGCGTACAGGGCCTCTCGGAGGGCACCATGGAGTTCGCGCCCATGTACCGCGAGGAGACCATCGTCGGGGCGCTGCACCTGCTGCGGGAGGTGTTCCTGCCGCGCCTCCTGGGCCAGACCTTCGCCAACCCCGAGGCGCTCCACGACGCGCTGGGCAGCTTCCGGGGCAACCGCATGGCGCGGGCCATGGTCGAGATGGCGGCGTGGGACCTGTGGGCCCGGATGCTGAACGTCCCGCTGGGCACGCTGCTGGGCGGCCGCCGAAACAGCGTGGAGGTCGGCGTGAGCCTGGGCATCCAGCCGGACGAGGCCGCCACGGTGGACGTGGTGCGCCGGCACGTCGAGCAGGGCTACCGCCGCATCAAGCTCAAGATCCGGCCCGGCTGGGACGTGCAGCCGGTGCGGGCGGTGCGGGAGGCCTTCCCGGACATCCGCCTGACGGTCGACGCCAACAGCGCGTACACCCTGGCCGACACGGGCCGCCTGCGGGCGCTGGACGAGTACGGCCTGACCTACATCGAACAGCCGCTCGCGTGGGATGACCTCGTGGATCACGCCACCCTCCAGGGCCGCCTGCGCACCCCCCTGTGCCTCGACGAGAGCGTGGCGAGCGCCCAGGACGCCCGCAAGGGCCTCGCGCTGGACGCCGGGCGGGTGATCAACGTGAAGGTCGCGCGGGTGGGCGGCCACGCCGAGGCGCGCCGGGTGCATGACCTCGCGCAGGCCTTCGGTGCCCCCGTGTGGTGCGGCGGCATGCTGGAAAGCGGCGTGGGCCGGGCCCACAACATCCACCTGTCGACCCTGCCGGGCTTCACGCTGCCGGGCGACACGAGCAGCGCCAGCCGCTACTGGGAGACCGACGTCGTGAACGAGCCGCTGGAGGCCCATGACGGCCTGATGCCGGTGCCGACGGGGCCGGGGATCGGCGTGACCCTGAACCGCGACTTCGTGGAGCGGATCGCCGAGGTGCAGGAGGAATTCCACCCTTGA
- a CDS encoding acyl-CoA acyltransferase has product MRALEDVQVAAWGYADREVLPGTMFRISAATGGIVLGAYPASGVGGDVDVPVGLAYGFPAVVGGQTWHHSHLLAVRPEWRGSGLAVALKLAQRERARAQGHTRMTWTFDPLVARNARLNLGKLGAVARSYHPDWYALSADRHAAEPADRLMIEWELTREHAERPPEPAEGAVALAALPDTAPGEVVTGLDAGRVLVEVPTRPETLSVETRRAWRLALREALGTYLDTGFEVSGLARDGERALYVLTRRG; this is encoded by the coding sequence ATGCGGGCGCTGGAGGACGTGCAGGTGGCCGCGTGGGGCTACGCCGACCGCGAGGTGCTGCCGGGCACGATGTTCCGCATCAGCGCCGCCACGGGCGGGATCGTGCTGGGCGCGTACCCGGCCAGCGGTGTCGGCGGCGACGTGGACGTGCCGGTGGGCCTCGCCTACGGGTTTCCGGCGGTGGTGGGGGGGCAGACGTGGCACCACTCGCACCTGCTGGCGGTGCGTCCGGAGTGGCGCGGCAGCGGACTGGCGGTGGCGCTGAAACTCGCGCAGCGCGAGCGGGCACGGGCGCAGGGCCACACGCGCATGACGTGGACCTTCGATCCGCTGGTGGCCCGCAACGCCCGCCTGAACCTGGGCAAGCTGGGCGCGGTGGCGCGGTCGTACCACCCGGACTGGTACGCGCTGTCGGCCGACCGCCACGCGGCCGAACCCGCCGACCGCCTGATGATCGAGTGGGAGCTGACCCGCGAGCACGCGGAGCGCCCGCCGGAACCCGCCGAGGGCGCCGTGGCCCTGGCCGCGCTGCCCGATACCGCGCCGGGCGAGGTGGTGACCGGGCTGGATGCGGGCCGAGTGCTGGTCGAGGTGCCCACCCGCCCCGAGACGCTGAGCGTGGAGACGCGCCGGGCGTGGCGGCTGGCCCTGCGGGAGGCGCTGGGAACGTACCTGGACACCGGGTTCGAGGTCAGTGGTCTGGCCCGCGACGGTGAGCGGGCGCTGTACGTGCTGACGCGGCGGGGCTGA
- a CDS encoding single-stranded DNA-binding protein → MLHIEFLTDLGARVTVDVDSADKLLDVQRQYGRLGWTSGEVPTGGYQFPHDNEPDFDWTLIGARKWTSPDGEELVIHKGHAYRRRELEAVDSRKMKLPAAVKYSRGAKSTDPDHLREKSDGEFEYVTLAIFRGGKRQERYATPGGGRPASAPHAARPAPARPAPGGATATAPRPPVQVTEDETPF, encoded by the coding sequence GTGTTACACATCGAATTTCTGACGGATCTCGGGGCACGGGTCACCGTGGACGTGGACAGCGCCGACAAGCTGCTGGACGTGCAGCGCCAGTACGGTCGCCTGGGCTGGACGAGCGGCGAGGTGCCCACCGGCGGCTATCAGTTCCCGCACGACAACGAGCCCGACTTCGACTGGACGCTGATCGGCGCGCGGAAGTGGACGAGCCCCGACGGCGAGGAACTCGTCATCCACAAGGGCCACGCGTACCGCCGCCGTGAGCTGGAGGCCGTGGACAGCCGCAAGATGAAGCTGCCGGCCGCCGTGAAGTACTCGCGTGGAGCCAAGAGCACCGATCCCGACCACCTGCGCGAGAAATCCGACGGCGAGTTCGAGTACGTCACCCTGGCGATCTTCCGGGGCGGCAAGCGCCAGGAGCGCTACGCCACCCCCGGCGGCGGACGTCCCGCGTCGGCCCCCCACGCGGCCCGGCCTGCGCCCGCCCGCCCGGCTCCCGGCGGCGCGACCGCCACTGCTCCCCGCCCCCCGGTTCAGGTGACCGAGGACGAAACGCCGTTCTGA
- a CDS encoding metallophosphoesterase, translating to MNDPSFPVTAVPDALPVPTLGRRALLLADVVHPFVYRETFPHGLPDIDIVLAAGDLPGSYLEFVASKLTVPVVYVHGNHANETVMDEDDRRVPPRGVIAAHRRVVEVAGLRIAGWGGAPRYRHGGNGQYSPAEASWGLGLLAIQARRGVDVLLTHAPPLGPHAGQDYAHRGDPAITRFVQRRRPGVLVHGHIHEYEGKKLEYVDQTTGTRVLNAYGYRIVEL from the coding sequence ATGAATGATCCGTCCTTCCCCGTCACCGCCGTGCCCGACGCTCTGCCTGTGCCCACCCTGGGGCGTCGGGCGCTGTTGCTGGCGGACGTGGTGCATCCCTTCGTCTACCGCGAGACCTTCCCGCACGGCCTGCCGGACATCGACATCGTGCTGGCGGCCGGCGACCTGCCCGGCTCGTATCTGGAGTTCGTGGCGAGCAAGCTGACCGTGCCCGTCGTGTACGTGCACGGCAACCACGCCAACGAGACGGTCATGGACGAGGACGACCGGCGCGTGCCGCCGCGTGGAGTGATCGCCGCGCACCGCCGCGTGGTCGAGGTGGCAGGACTGCGGATCGCGGGCTGGGGTGGAGCGCCGCGCTACCGCCACGGGGGCAACGGCCAGTACTCGCCGGCCGAGGCCTCGTGGGGGCTGGGCCTGCTGGCCATCCAGGCAAGACGCGGCGTGGATGTGCTGCTCACGCATGCGCCGCCGCTGGGGCCACACGCTGGGCAGGACTACGCCCACCGGGGCGATCCGGCCATCACGCGCTTCGTGCAGCGTCGCCGCCCGGGAGTACTGGTTCACGGACACATCCACGAGTACGAGGGAAAGAAGCTCGAATACGTCGATCAGACCACCGGTACCCGCGTGCTGAACGCCTACGGCTACCGGATCGTGGAGCTGTGA
- a CDS encoding GNAT family N-acetyltransferase, protein MAILSTPRTWLLPLTRRMIQQRLDHPSFDLNCGFGGSGPDSSMSVHFPPAWPGDPLAFFPAILARLRPGQEDVHPDTSFTLVARDARAGNRLTAIGQLGSTGTVSASGELEIGYGLNPAVWNQGYATEAVGALVAHLHTLARVRRVVAATARHNRASERVLEKTGFTRTGQRWSADDGDLTTWAHERR, encoded by the coding sequence GTGGCGATCCTGAGCACCCCCCGCACGTGGCTGCTGCCCCTGACCCGCCGCATGATCCAGCAGCGACTCGACCATCCCAGCTTCGACCTCAACTGCGGGTTCGGTGGATCCGGGCCGGACAGTTCCATGTCCGTGCACTTTCCGCCCGCGTGGCCGGGCGATCCCCTGGCGTTCTTCCCCGCCATCCTGGCGCGTCTGCGGCCCGGTCAGGAGGACGTGCACCCGGACACGTCCTTCACGCTCGTGGCCCGTGATGCCCGCGCCGGGAACCGACTCACCGCGATCGGCCAGCTGGGCTCGACCGGCACGGTGAGCGCGTCCGGCGAGCTGGAGATCGGCTACGGCCTGAATCCGGCCGTCTGGAACCAGGGGTACGCGACCGAAGCTGTGGGCGCGCTCGTGGCGCACCTGCACACCCTGGCCCGCGTGCGCCGCGTGGTCGCCGCCACCGCCCGGCACAACCGTGCCAGCGAGCGCGTGCTGGAGAAGACCGGCTTCACCCGCACGGGGCAGCGCTGGAGCGCAGACGACGGCGACCTGACGACCTGGGCCCACGAACGCCGCTGA
- the rocF gene encoding arginase, with the protein MKVSILGIPMDLGAGRRGVDMGASALRNAQLSRTLRDLGHDVTDLGDVPVPIPETLDKHASGGLVFLEPILDACRLTADRVAALPRDVFPLTLGGDHSVSMGTVAGNARRLGAGTGTGRLGVIWVDAHTDYNTPDSSPSGNIHGMPVAHLTGLGDSRLTGLGDGWTLRPEDITMIGIRSVDTRERDALREAGIRAYTMKDVDQLGITRIVDRTLEQLDGVSGIHVSFDADALDPGVCPGVGTPVPGGLTYREGHLLMELLSDSHRITSMDIVEVNPILDTRNQTAEVMVGMAASLLGQRIL; encoded by the coding sequence ATGAAGGTCTCGATACTGGGCATTCCGATGGATCTGGGGGCCGGCCGGCGTGGCGTCGACATGGGGGCCTCGGCCCTGCGCAACGCCCAGCTCTCGCGCACGCTGCGCGACCTGGGGCATGACGTCACGGATCTGGGCGACGTACCGGTGCCGATCCCCGAGACGCTCGACAAGCACGCCAGCGGCGGCCTGGTCTTTCTGGAACCCATTCTGGATGCCTGCCGGCTCACCGCCGACCGGGTGGCCGCGCTGCCCCGGGACGTGTTCCCGCTGACCCTGGGCGGCGACCACTCGGTCAGTATGGGCACCGTGGCCGGCAACGCCCGCCGCCTGGGGGCCGGGACTGGCACCGGCCGCCTGGGCGTGATCTGGGTGGACGCCCACACCGACTACAACACCCCGGACAGCAGCCCCAGCGGCAACATCCACGGCATGCCGGTCGCGCACCTGACCGGCCTGGGCGATTCCCGGCTGACCGGGCTGGGGGACGGCTGGACGCTGCGCCCGGAGGACATCACCATGATCGGGATCCGATCCGTAGACACCCGCGAGCGCGACGCCCTGCGTGAGGCCGGCATCCGCGCCTACACCATGAAGGACGTGGATCAGCTGGGCATCACGCGGATCGTCGACCGGACGCTGGAACAGCTGGACGGCGTGTCCGGCATCCACGTGTCCTTCGACGCCGACGCCCTGGATCCTGGCGTGTGCCCCGGCGTGGGCACCCCGGTGCCCGGCGGCCTGACCTACCGCGAGGGCCACCTGCTCATGGAACTGCTGTCGGACTCGCACCGGATCACGTCCATGGACATCGTGGAGGTCAACCCCATCCTGGACACCCGCAACCAGACGGCCGAGGTCATGGTCGGGATGGCCGCCAGCCTGCTGGGCCAACGGATCCTGTAG
- a CDS encoding DinB family protein produces the protein MNVSEYYTYLSAAREQLWNYLRALPQADLDRDLIESGDRFHSIKDLVLHVTDVEDHWVHSVARGDGVNREGRYAHDWVKPDAAQYDLSWIIDYGREVNERTRTFLESGPDMNRSVKLVQDDPASDTVTLDQLFWHVMTHEVRHTAQIALMIRQLGHTPPWLDYMRFARPQVTAAQSGGVDGLGLDDDGDDL, from the coding sequence ATGAACGTCAGCGAGTACTACACCTACCTGTCCGCTGCGCGGGAACAGTTGTGGAACTATCTGCGTGCCCTGCCGCAGGCAGACCTCGACCGTGACCTGATCGAGTCCGGCGACCGGTTCCACTCCATCAAGGATCTGGTGCTGCACGTCACGGACGTCGAGGATCACTGGGTGCATTCGGTGGCTCGGGGCGACGGCGTGAACCGCGAGGGCCGCTACGCCCACGACTGGGTCAAGCCGGACGCCGCGCAGTACGACCTGTCCTGGATCATCGACTACGGCCGCGAGGTCAATGAGCGCACCCGCACCTTCTTGGAATCCGGCCCGGACATGAACCGCAGCGTGAAACTGGTGCAGGACGACCCGGCCAGCGACACGGTCACGCTGGATCAGCTGTTCTGGCACGTCATGACCCACGAGGTGCGGCACACGGCACAGATCGCCCTGATGATCCGCCAGCTGGGCCACACCCCCCCGTGGCTGGACTACATGCGCTTCGCCCGCCCGCAGGTCACGGCCGCCCAGAGCGGCGGGGTCGATGGCCTGGGCCTCGACGACGACGGCGACGACCTCTGA
- a CDS encoding tRNA dihydrouridine synthase codes for MTGSFYSSRLARPGAVLAPMAGYSDAPMRQLAAEHGALWTVSEMISARGLVGGGDTEKLNLGRPYAGELGRVVQLFGADPDVLAAAVARAEAWFSPAAIDLNMGCPVPKIRGKGGACLLQTPEVAYTLIHAMRGATGLDVSAKIRLGWDHDRSVEVAQGLAAAGAALITVHGRTSAQRYTGQADWDAIARVAASVDVPVVGSGDITSAQIARERQRCGVAAVMIGRGAVGNPWIFTALAGGDDAWPDVTTRARTALRHAELQEAFYDDDTGRLTLRPLRKVLPAYLPDVPEVRDALVQVVTVEDVRRALDPLLDLPTGHGGGTASTARVTAGYAGQQR; via the coding sequence ATGACCGGCAGCTTCTATTCCTCCAGACTGGCGCGGCCCGGCGCGGTGCTCGCGCCCATGGCCGGGTACAGTGACGCGCCCATGCGGCAGCTCGCCGCCGAACACGGGGCGCTGTGGACGGTCTCGGAGATGATCAGTGCGCGGGGACTGGTCGGTGGCGGCGACACCGAGAAGCTGAATCTGGGCCGCCCGTACGCAGGCGAACTCGGCCGCGTGGTGCAGCTGTTCGGGGCCGACCCGGACGTGCTGGCGGCGGCGGTGGCGCGGGCCGAGGCATGGTTTTCCCCGGCGGCCATCGACCTGAACATGGGCTGCCCCGTGCCCAAGATCCGGGGCAAGGGCGGCGCGTGCCTGCTCCAGACCCCTGAGGTCGCGTACACGCTGATCCACGCCATGCGCGGCGCGACGGGCCTGGACGTGAGCGCCAAGATCCGGCTGGGCTGGGATCACGACCGCAGCGTGGAGGTCGCGCAGGGGCTCGCGGCGGCGGGTGCGGCGCTGATCACGGTACATGGCCGCACCAGCGCCCAGCGCTACACCGGCCAGGCCGACTGGGACGCGATCGCGCGGGTGGCCGCCAGCGTGGATGTGCCGGTGGTGGGCAGCGGCGACATCACCAGTGCACAGATCGCCCGCGAGCGCCAGCGCTGCGGCGTGGCCGCCGTGATGATCGGGCGGGGCGCGGTGGGCAACCCATGGATCTTCACGGCCCTGGCAGGCGGCGACGACGCCTGGCCCGACGTGACCACCCGCGCCCGCACCGCCCTGCGGCATGCCGAGCTGCAGGAGGCCTTCTACGACGACGACACCGGCCGCCTGACCCTGCGGCCCCTGCGCAAGGTGCTGCCCGCGTACCTGCCCGACGTGCCGGAGGTGCGCGACGCGCTGGTGCAGGTCGTGACCGTGGAGGACGTGCGCCGGGCCCTGGATCCACTGCTGGATCTGCCCACCGGGCATGGTGGTGGAACAGCGAGCACGGCGCGTGTCACGGCGGGGTATGCTGGACAGCAGAGATGA
- a CDS encoding GNAT family N-acetyltransferase yields MIATPLALHHAPMLHALYTATPGYFALLGSRVPTLGDVEREIEIALLDHRRALRLLHDDHGDLVGALDCKNDYPQPGDVTINLLLIREDRQSQRLGEQAVQYLERHVPPGTTRILASVLGENPRGARFWERLGYTFTLDARPAMTWYAKPVTTQPHQSGGPRLGVASD; encoded by the coding sequence TTGATCGCCACTCCACTGGCGCTGCACCACGCGCCAATGCTTCACGCGCTGTACACCGCCACACCCGGCTACTTTGCCCTGCTGGGCAGCCGCGTCCCCACCCTGGGCGACGTGGAACGTGAAATCGAGATCGCCCTGCTTGACCACCGCCGCGCCCTGCGCCTGCTCCATGACGACCACGGCGACCTCGTGGGGGCGCTGGACTGCAAGAACGACTATCCGCAGCCGGGCGACGTGACCATCAACCTGCTGCTGATCCGCGAAGACCGGCAGTCCCAGCGTCTGGGGGAACAGGCCGTGCAGTACCTCGAACGCCATGTGCCGCCGGGCACCACCCGCATCCTCGCCAGCGTCCTGGGCGAGAATCCGCGCGGTGCCCGCTTCTGGGAACGCCTGGGCTACACCTTCACCCTGGATGCCCGCCCCGCCATGACGTGGTACGCCAAGCCGGTGACCACCCAGCCGCACCAGTCGGGCGGCCCGCGCCTGGGCGTCGCCAGCGACTGA
- a CDS encoding DUF488 family protein has protein sequence MTPPTLHTIGYEDAPLDAFLATLTHAGVTVLVDTRERAQSRRRGYSKTALSTALKEQGIAYRHLRDLGTPPAVRKAYKLDKDIAALKAAYTLHLATQQGALEELGTLAAHGHAALLCYEKNPGECHRSLIARRLQDMGLVGDVVDLYVTA, from the coding sequence ATGACCCCGCCCACCCTGCACACCATCGGCTACGAGGACGCCCCGCTGGATGCCTTCCTGGCCACCCTGACGCACGCCGGCGTGACCGTGCTGGTCGACACCCGTGAACGCGCCCAGAGCCGCCGCCGGGGCTACAGCAAGACCGCGCTGAGTACCGCGCTGAAGGAGCAGGGCATCGCGTACCGGCACCTGCGCGACCTGGGTACCCCGCCCGCCGTCCGCAAGGCGTACAAGCTGGATAAGGACATTGCCGCGCTGAAGGCCGCATACACCCTGCACCTCGCCACGCAGCAGGGCGCACTGGAGGAACTGGGCACGCTGGCCGCCCACGGGCACGCCGCCCTGCTGTGCTACGAGAAGAACCCCGGCGAGTGCCACCGCTCGCTGATCGCGCGGCGGTTGCAGGACATGGGGCTGGTCGGGGACGTGGTCGATCTGTACGTCACCGCCTGA
- a CDS encoding VOC family protein: protein MKVASLRIITDDIRRMVPFYETVTGLRARWANDHFAELVTPTFTVAIGSRRTMPVFSDGPLHTDNCSPLLELLVDDVDHEYERLKPLVGEYVMEPTTQPWGNRSIIFRDPDGHLLNLFTPVTEQARQKFGA, encoded by the coding sequence ATGAAAGTCGCTTCACTGCGAATTATTACCGACGATATCAGGCGCATGGTGCCGTTCTACGAAACCGTCACGGGTCTCAGGGCCCGGTGGGCGAACGACCACTTTGCTGAACTGGTCACGCCTACCTTCACCGTGGCGATCGGCAGTCGCCGCACCATGCCGGTGTTCAGTGACGGTCCACTGCACACCGACAACTGCAGCCCCCTCCTTGAACTTCTGGTGGATGATGTCGACCATGAATACGAACGCCTCAAACCCCTGGTAGGCGAGTACGTCATGGAGCCCACCACGCAACCGTGGGGCAACCGTTCCATCATTTTCCGCGATCCCGACGGCCACCTGCTCAACCTGTTCACCCCCGTGACCGAGCAGGCCCGACAGAAATTCGGGGCGTGA